Proteins co-encoded in one Prunus persica cultivar Lovell chromosome G6, Prunus_persica_NCBIv2, whole genome shotgun sequence genomic window:
- the LOC18773711 gene encoding F-box protein At2g39490 yields the protein MNYFAPPKATCPFQITGTKSTPLQIILHSLETDNLSSTSTLAPGNYKKLMEEEKLDQISSLPFELKQRIISFLPLKEAVRASVLSTHWKSLWSPIQVSLNFDPNPVNHEGSGQEFNQVMGMCMRSYACLEQWKLCLNVVDSNEALILKATKGVDRELHLEFFETKKVSRDFKSEPTSTSACLCLHSHHPTQTESFAGVKLLQLRSVTNLTKTLVSEVFSNCHVLESLKLEKCRGLESLDVKTDSLRSLVVADCSNMAAITISAQNLKSFWFHGALPQIITLKNTRSLVDVVLNLKDGPINNEFDCEEILSILFSFKDVEAFTISGWLLEWLCSAGVIFGRLDFQFDKLKALTWIDSLINKDKRDSLACFLNACPLLEKLLVEIDSNLSTIPCPLFYQYWHEPHLWMDFTSVKSNTSQLEHLKSIELLGFAGRDHELQLMDLLLEKAIRVNSLTLTCPEFLS from the exons ATGAACTATTTTGCACCACCAAAGGCGACTTGTCCATTTCAGATTACCGGGACAAAATCAACTCCATTGCAGATAATCTTGCACTCGCTGGAAACTGACAATCTCAGCTCCACATCCACACTGGCTCCG GGAAATTATAAGAAACTAATGGAGGAGGAAAAGCTTGATCAGATCAGCAGCTTACCATTTGAATTAAAACAGAGAATTATATCCTTCCTGCCATTGAAAGAGGCAGTAAGAGCTAGTGTCCTTTCAACTCATTGGAAGAGCCTCTGGTCTCCAATTCAAGTAAGCTTGAATTTTGATCCAAACCCAGTAAACCATGAAGGCTCAGGTCAAGAATTCAACCAAGTTATGGGAATGTGCATGAGGTCCTATGCTTGTCTTGAGCAATGGAAGCTGTGCCTCAATGTTGTTGACAGCAATGAAGCACTGATTCTCAAAGCCACCAAGGGGGTTGACAGAGAGCTTCATCTAGAAttttttgaaacaaagaaagtttCAAGAGATTTCAAATCAGAGCCAACATCAACAAGTGCTTGTTTGTGCCTTCACAGCCATCATCCTACACAAACAGAGAGTTTTGCTGGCGTGAAGCTTCTCCAGCTCAGATCAGTCACCAACCTCACCAAAACCCTGGTGTCTGAAGTTTTCTCCAATTGCCATGTTCTTGAAAGCTTGAAGCTTGAGAAATGCAGGGGACTGGAAAGCCTTGATGTGAAAACAGATAGCCTGAGGAGCTTGGTGGTGGCAGACTGTTCAAACATGGCTGCCATTACAATTTCTGCACAAAATCTCAAATCATTTTGGTTCCATGGTGCTCTTCCCCAGATTATCACCCTAAAAAACACAAGAAGCTTGGTTGATGTGGTGCTCAATTTGAAGGATGGACCAATCAACAATGAGTTTGACTGTGAGGAAATTCTCTCCatccttttctctttcaagGATGTTGAGGCTTTCACTATAAGTGGCTGGCTTCTTGAG TGGCTGTGTTCAGCAGGAGTTATTTTTGGGAGGCTTGATTTCCAATTCGACAAGTTAAAAGCATTAACTTGGATCGACTCTTTGATCAACAAGGACAAAAGAGACTCCCTTGCTTGCTTCTTAAATGCATGTCCTTTGCTGGAGAAATTGTTGGTTGAG ATTGACAGCAACCTGAGCACCATCCCCTGCCCATTGTTCTACCAATACTGGCATGAGCCTCACCTTTGGATGGACTTTACAAGTGTCAAGTCGAACACTTCACAGCTCGAGCACCTTAAAAGCATTGAGTTGCTGGGCTTCGCTGGCAGAGACCATGAATTGCAACTAATGGATCTTTTGCTTGAAAAGGCAATTAGGGTCAACTCATTGACTTTAACTTGCCCTGAATTTTTATCATAA
- the LOC18773729 gene encoding diaminopimelate epimerase, chloroplastic — MAIAAAISLPLTSPARRSLASFTSLRSSSPILKLNSVRGSVSLRTACLRVSAASSSMSVEAVEKASPASFLDRRETGFLHFVKYHGLGNDFILVDNRDSSEPKITPEQAAKLCDRNFGIGADGVIFALPGINGTDYTMRIYNSDGSEPEMCGNGVRCFARFIAELENLHGKQRFTVHTGAGLIVPEIQDDGKVKVDMGEPILKATDVPTGLPANKNQSVVKSDLDVDGVTWNVTCVSMGNPHCVTFGTKGGQNLQVDELKLAEIGPKFENHVVFPARTNTEFVQVFTPSHLKMRVWERGAGATLACGTGACAVVVAAVLEGRAERNCTVDLPGGPLQIEWREEDNHIYMTGPAEVVFYGSVPL, encoded by the exons ATGGCCATAGCCGCCGCCATCTCACTGCCTCTAACGTCCCCAGCTCGCCGCTCTCTCGCCTCCTTCACCTCTCTTCgatcttcttctccaattcTGAAACTCAACTCTGTGAGGGGAAGTGTCTCTTTGAGAACTGCTTGTCTTCGCGTCTCGGCGGCCTCGTCTTCGATGAGCGTCGAAGCCGTCGAGAAAGCCTCGCCGGCTTCTTTTCTGGACCGGAGAGAGACCGGGTTCCTTCACTTCGTCAAGTACCACGGCCTCGGCAACGACTTcattttg GTTGATAATAGGGATTCTTCGGAGCCTAAGATCACTCCAGAGCAAGCAGCGAAGCTCTGTGATCGGAACTTCGGGATTGGCGCTGACGGAGTGATCTTCGCGCTGCCGGGCATCAATGGCACCGATTATACCATGAGGATTTACAATTCTGATGGGAGCGAGCCCGAG ATGTGTGGTAATGGAGTCCGATGCTTTGCCAGATTCATTGCGGAGCTTGAGAATTTGCACGGGAAGCAACG CTTTACGGTGCATACCGGTGCTGGTCTAATTGTTCCAGAAATTCAAGATGATGGGAAG GTTAAAGTTGATATGGGGGAACCAATTCTAAAAGCAACAGATGTACCTACAGGACTACCTGCAAACAAGAATCAATCTGTTGTTAAGTCGGATCTTGATGTAGATGGAGTAACCTGGAATGTAACATGTGTTAGCATGGGAAATCCTCATTGTGTAACTTTTGGTACAAAAGGAGGCCAG AATTTGCAGGTCGATGAATTGAAGTTGGCTGAAATTGgtccaaaatttgaaaaccatGTGGTGTTTCCTGCACGAACTAACACAG AATTTGTACAAGTTTTCACTCCTTCACACCTCAAGATGCGTGTTTGGGAGCGTGGTGCAG GAGCAACACTGGCTTGCGGAACTGGTGCTTGTGCTGTAGTTGTTGCAGCAGTTCTTGAGGGTCGAGCTGAGCGG AATTGCACGGTCGATTTACCAGGAGGGCCATTGCAGATTGAGTGGAGAGAGGAGGACAACCATATATACATGACAGGCCCGGCTGAAGTAGTTTTTTATGGATCTGTGCCCCTATGA